The following coding sequences are from one Neodiprion lecontei isolate iyNeoLeco1 chromosome 7, iyNeoLeco1.1, whole genome shotgun sequence window:
- the LOC107224925 gene encoding uncharacterized protein LOC107224925 isoform X1, with product MTMEVVEKSKRENDSSPVSTAASITWNEEEEEKSAGVSNSEKSETPNTDSPRDDNAQVFAEANDPAICRPSPSRSDTPEEDVEDEKGVPLSGPEDRAVADNAEDSTTPRKDDESPASEEPSGNVEKLTAKNETGDSREVISGPVTPQQPLTFTINFGDDKEVDTARYRNLFERYNARHKRNSSTSKVEVKSKKAPEAPVLTKQKTPSAHSEGYFSSDPEDDTRRKADQLSRKLKQLGLKSVSKVPAVPEKYDAGIMSRSYSEQSTRESEILIAHEKVRSTRDNRRANRADMSLDLHHPANNIYDGQKRRVTAHNSSLHQNGKNRDREPEFVKTDMVRPSMRDTEMRYERNFTSVNNSTGLRHREERDNGFQRFADLDEKLSSESSGSDRFFNYENANMDEREIRGCGRRSHMDNVNGQTNLDALEVSNFDEGSDGAVSEAGTYTIHKDYTDEEKARMDIDRVFGVGVLTEEESSEAYVHSFKMSISRDNNWISEWATQVAEHNLLPSAIGGMDVISKGLVSPQSPQSPSKIPSPIHSRSRRLSRGRQDQSDSSLETESYLRAKPTAAASPSPHNDRIIVDSGGESDDDTSRSHNTPPQSLQRIGSARRASLSDMMFARNSISEGRRSARAYTGSETRLRKDRIVTLQEPLRSPTHVLARLQLGRRNSSLDRKEYASDTPESNCTSGRSSLKSYLDGTIVHPDSPVLARVRTPTGKLTTNSPIMSRKEITPMRTSELAKAPPQAKNIGYFTCTENSPYMLRKSQSTTSYGHREDFGYRDRSRESCLTSVQSLHQNSPVPRRSNDVQRSASTVSVRNPQVTNLLTRRGSFNNNNNNNTVNDRTAMAAITGKFAIASDSSSEAGDKPVLKSPVPPLSSGIKLNRAFSIRRARLNCEHETTPNTTPEERRRKAQVGEIRGTQASTQSRQTPNHHRGRSAGNTVFNSKDTFKRPEPPKPRAPSMSRTDSGRISTKAPKNVNHVQHLRSNQKLTKDAHKKPGRSNSTLTSKEVEFQNWKRRKSYDPMKAAAEGKKKMDSSKKQPSIEDGSHGCESSVLRSASFHGTGGTLSLAAEWSENDNEFTDSNEYIRPPPPSSPQLGSDSDFETSSYLRTTENVVSAMSARMIVRHPPLVDSGGESDEDTSRSLHRPTHRGSLHLSRGSDTESSDEPHPPIIQSPVANLNHSKIVPSIRKTRTGSRDKKTPMSLTKPKSSPRDARGNVDTTKVVARTDSGRFSTRAPKNINVVTQSKGKDSKKSAVPSSKEVEMQNWKRRKSYDPMKAAMEGRRKVNQTKRSPNVNSSPSHVLRSQSFHGSVGLGVSDWSDEELTVSADEASLY from the exons CGAGAGTCCGGCGAGCGAAGAGCCGTCgggaaacgttgaaaaattgactgCAAAAAACGAGACGGGAGATTCGCGGGAGGTTATCAGCGGGCCTGTTACACCCCAGCAACCCCTGACATTTACGATAAACTTCGGGGACGACAAGGAGGTCGACACCGCGCGATATCGAAACCTCTTCGAAAGATACAACGCCAGGCATAAACGGAATTCGTCAACCTCAAAG GTTGAGGTGAAGAGTAAAAAAGCGCCCGAGGCACCGGTCTTGACGAAACAAAAGACTCCAAGTGCGCACTCCGAAGGCTACTTCAGTAGCGATCCGGAGGACGACACTAGGCGCAAAGCCGACCAACTGTCTCGGAAACTCAAGCAATTGG GCCTAAAATCCGTTTCGAAAGTCCCTGCGGTTCCCGAGAAATACGACGCGGGGATCATGTCTCGATCGTACTCGGAGCAGTCGACCCGGGAGTCGGAGATTTTGATCGCCCACGAAAAAGTCCGCTCGACTAGAGATAATCGCCGGGCAAATCGTGCCGATATGTCTCTGGACCTTCATCACCCTGCAAACAACATCTACGACGGTCAGAAGAGAAGAGTAACGGCGCACAACTCGAGCCTCCATCAGAACGGCAAGAATCGTGACCGGGAACCTGAGTTTGTGAAGACCGATATGGTTCGACCATCGATGCGCGATACAGAGATGAGATACGAGAGGAATTTCACCTCCGTGAACAATTCTACGGGCCTCCGTCACCGCGAGGAACGAGACAATGGCTTTCAACGGTTTGCGGatctcgatgaaaaattatcaagcgAGAGCTCCGGGTCGGATCGGTTTTTTAATTATGAAAACGCTAATATGGATGAGCGTGAAATTCGCGGATGCGGACGGCGATCTCATATGGATAATGTTAATGGTCAGACAAATTTGGATGCGCTTGAGGTAAGCAATTTTGACGAGGGTTCCGACGGTGCCGTTAGCGAGGCTGGAACCTACACCATACACAAAGATTATACGGATGAGGAAAAGGCCAGGATGGATATCGACAGAGTATTCGGTGTCGGTGTTCTCACGGAAGAAGAATCCTCTGAGGCGTACGTCCACAGCTTCAAG ATGAGTATTTCTAGAGACAACAATTGGATATCCGAGTGGGCGACACAGGTCGCAGAACACAACTTGTTACCGTCTGCAATCGGCGGGATGGATGTGATCTCAAAAGGACTTGTCTCACCACAAAGTCCACAAAGTCCTTCCAAAATACCCTCGCCGATTCATTCTCGGTCCCGAAGGCTGTCCAGGGGTCGTCAA GACCAAAGTGACAGCAGTTTGGAAACGGAATCGTATCTTCGTGCAAAACCTACAGCAGCTGCATCGCCGTCGCCCCACAACGATCGGATTATTGTTGATTCAGGGGGCGAGTCGGATGATGATACTAGCCGCAGCCACAACACACCTCCGCAAAGTTTGCAGCGGATAGGTTCGGCTCGTCGTGCAAGTCTATCCGACATGATGTTTGCACGAAACAGTATTTCCGAGGGGCGACGTAGCGCGAGAGCCTACACTGGATCTGAGACAAGGCTAAGAAAGGACCGAATTGTCACTTTACAAGAACCTCTGCGAAGTCCGACACACGTCTTGGCCCGCCTGCAGCTAGGAAGACGTAATAGCTCGCTTGACAGGAAGGAGTACGCCTCTGACACCCCAGAATCCAACTGCACTTCTGGTAGAAGCAGCTTGAAAAGCTATCTGGATGGCACCATAGTTCATCCCGATAGTCCAGTTCTAGCACGGGTCAGAACACCTACTGGAAAACTTACCACCAACAGCCCTATTATGTCACGTAAAGAAATTACACCAATGAGAACCAGTGAGCTTGCCAAAGCGCCACCTCAGGCAAAAAATATTGGTTATTTTACCTGCACGGAAAACAG TCCCTATATGCTGCGAAAGTCTCAGAGCACAACAAGTTACGGTCATCGGGAGGACTTTGGTTACCGAGATCGAAGTAGAGAATCTTGTTTAACGTCTGTTCAAAGCTTGCATCAGAATAGTCCCGTACCACGACGCAGCAACGATGTACAAAGATCTGCAAGCACCGTATCAGTCAGAAATCCGCAAGTTACAAATCTGCTCACTAGGCGCGGCAGcttcaacaacaacaacaataacaatacaGTCAATGATAGAACGGCAATGGCAGCTATTACGGGGAAATTTGCCATCGCATCAGACAGCAGTAGTGAAGCTGGGGACAAACCAGTTCTGAAATCACCTGTCCCGCCTCTTTCATCAGGCATAAAACTGAACAGAGCATTTAGTATACGGAGAGCTAG ACTAAACTGCGAGCATGAAACAACGCCGAATACTACACCAGAGGAACGACGAAGGAAAGCACAGGTTGGCGAGATACGGGGAACCCAGGCTTCGACACAAAGTCGACAGACACCAAACCATCATCGTGGGAGGTCTGCTGGAAATACAGTCTTTAACAGCAAAGATACATTCAAAAGACCTGAACCACCAAAACCTAGAGCACCGTCGATGTCTCGTACCGACAGTGGTAGGATCAGTACTAAGGCGCCGAAAAATGTTAATCAT GTGCAGCATTTGCGATCGAATCAAAAACTGACAAAAGATGCTCACAAAAAGCCTGGTAGAAGCAATTCGACTTTGACTTCGAAAGAagtagaatttcaaaattggaaGAGACGCAAAAGTTATGATCCAATGAAAGCCGCAGCTgagggaaagaagaaaatggaCTCCTCAAAAAAGCAGCCCAGTATTGAGGATGGCTCTCACGG ATGCGAAAGCTCTGTTCTTAGATCAGCAAGTTTTCACGGCACAGGGGGAACTCTTTCACTCGCTGCCGAATGGTCAGAAAATGATAACGAATTCACAGATTCCAATGAATACATTCGACCTCCTCCCCCTTCAAGCCCTCAGTTG GGAAGTGACAGCGATTTTGAAACATCGTCATATCTCCGCACAACTGAAAATGTTGTGTCTGCAATGTCAGCACGTATGATTGTGCGTCATCCACCTCTGGTTGATTCTGGAGGAGAAAGTGACGAAGACACGAGTCGTAGTCTCCATAGGCCGACGCACAGAGGATCGCTGCACCTTTCCCGCGGCAGTGATACCGAAAGTAGTGACGAGCCACATCCTCCGATCATTCAATCGCCTGTCGCAAACTTGAACCACTCCAAGATCGTCCCTAG CATACGTAAAACTCGGACTGGAAGTCGAGATAAAAAAACACCAATGTCTCTAACAAAGCCAAAATCTTCACCACGGGATGCTAGAGGAAACGTTGACACAACAAAGGTTGTTGCAAGGACAGATTCGGGTCGATTCAGCACACGGGCACCGAAAAATATCAATGTG GTCACCCAGTCAAAGGGAAAAGATAGTAAAAAGTCTGCTGTCCCAAGTTCGAAAGAGGTAGAAATGCAGAACTGGAAGCGCCGAAAGAGCTATGATCCGATGAAAGCGGCAATGGAAGGTCGGCGAAAAGTTAATCAAACAAAGAGAAGTCCGAACGTGAATTCATCGCCAAG CCACGTACTGAGGTCGCAAAGTTTCCATGGCTCAGTGGGACTTGGTGTAAGTGACTGGAGTGACGAAGAATTAACAGTTTCGGCAGATGAGGCATCTCTGTACTGA
- the LOC107224925 gene encoding uncharacterized protein LOC107224925 isoform X2 — protein sequence MSAALSISLKSVSKVPAVPEKYDAGIMSRSYSEQSTRESEILIAHEKVRSTRDNRRANRADMSLDLHHPANNIYDGQKRRVTAHNSSLHQNGKNRDREPEFVKTDMVRPSMRDTEMRYERNFTSVNNSTGLRHREERDNGFQRFADLDEKLSSESSGSDRFFNYENANMDEREIRGCGRRSHMDNVNGQTNLDALEVSNFDEGSDGAVSEAGTYTIHKDYTDEEKARMDIDRVFGVGVLTEEESSEAYVHSFKMSISRDNNWISEWATQVAEHNLLPSAIGGMDVISKGLVSPQSPQSPSKIPSPIHSRSRRLSRGRQDQSDSSLETESYLRAKPTAAASPSPHNDRIIVDSGGESDDDTSRSHNTPPQSLQRIGSARRASLSDMMFARNSISEGRRSARAYTGSETRLRKDRIVTLQEPLRSPTHVLARLQLGRRNSSLDRKEYASDTPESNCTSGRSSLKSYLDGTIVHPDSPVLARVRTPTGKLTTNSPIMSRKEITPMRTSELAKAPPQAKNIGYFTCTENSPYMLRKSQSTTSYGHREDFGYRDRSRESCLTSVQSLHQNSPVPRRSNDVQRSASTVSVRNPQVTNLLTRRGSFNNNNNNNTVNDRTAMAAITGKFAIASDSSSEAGDKPVLKSPVPPLSSGIKLNRAFSIRRARLNCEHETTPNTTPEERRRKAQVGEIRGTQASTQSRQTPNHHRGRSAGNTVFNSKDTFKRPEPPKPRAPSMSRTDSGRISTKAPKNVNHVQHLRSNQKLTKDAHKKPGRSNSTLTSKEVEFQNWKRRKSYDPMKAAAEGKKKMDSSKKQPSIEDGSHGCESSVLRSASFHGTGGTLSLAAEWSENDNEFTDSNEYIRPPPPSSPQLGSDSDFETSSYLRTTENVVSAMSARMIVRHPPLVDSGGESDEDTSRSLHRPTHRGSLHLSRGSDTESSDEPHPPIIQSPVANLNHSKIVPSIRKTRTGSRDKKTPMSLTKPKSSPRDARGNVDTTKVVARTDSGRFSTRAPKNINVVTQSKGKDSKKSAVPSSKEVEMQNWKRRKSYDPMKAAMEGRRKVNQTKRSPNVNSSPSHVLRSQSFHGSVGLGVSDWSDEELTVSADEASLY from the exons ATGTCCGCGGCGCTGAGTATAA GCCTAAAATCCGTTTCGAAAGTCCCTGCGGTTCCCGAGAAATACGACGCGGGGATCATGTCTCGATCGTACTCGGAGCAGTCGACCCGGGAGTCGGAGATTTTGATCGCCCACGAAAAAGTCCGCTCGACTAGAGATAATCGCCGGGCAAATCGTGCCGATATGTCTCTGGACCTTCATCACCCTGCAAACAACATCTACGACGGTCAGAAGAGAAGAGTAACGGCGCACAACTCGAGCCTCCATCAGAACGGCAAGAATCGTGACCGGGAACCTGAGTTTGTGAAGACCGATATGGTTCGACCATCGATGCGCGATACAGAGATGAGATACGAGAGGAATTTCACCTCCGTGAACAATTCTACGGGCCTCCGTCACCGCGAGGAACGAGACAATGGCTTTCAACGGTTTGCGGatctcgatgaaaaattatcaagcgAGAGCTCCGGGTCGGATCGGTTTTTTAATTATGAAAACGCTAATATGGATGAGCGTGAAATTCGCGGATGCGGACGGCGATCTCATATGGATAATGTTAATGGTCAGACAAATTTGGATGCGCTTGAGGTAAGCAATTTTGACGAGGGTTCCGACGGTGCCGTTAGCGAGGCTGGAACCTACACCATACACAAAGATTATACGGATGAGGAAAAGGCCAGGATGGATATCGACAGAGTATTCGGTGTCGGTGTTCTCACGGAAGAAGAATCCTCTGAGGCGTACGTCCACAGCTTCAAG ATGAGTATTTCTAGAGACAACAATTGGATATCCGAGTGGGCGACACAGGTCGCAGAACACAACTTGTTACCGTCTGCAATCGGCGGGATGGATGTGATCTCAAAAGGACTTGTCTCACCACAAAGTCCACAAAGTCCTTCCAAAATACCCTCGCCGATTCATTCTCGGTCCCGAAGGCTGTCCAGGGGTCGTCAA GACCAAAGTGACAGCAGTTTGGAAACGGAATCGTATCTTCGTGCAAAACCTACAGCAGCTGCATCGCCGTCGCCCCACAACGATCGGATTATTGTTGATTCAGGGGGCGAGTCGGATGATGATACTAGCCGCAGCCACAACACACCTCCGCAAAGTTTGCAGCGGATAGGTTCGGCTCGTCGTGCAAGTCTATCCGACATGATGTTTGCACGAAACAGTATTTCCGAGGGGCGACGTAGCGCGAGAGCCTACACTGGATCTGAGACAAGGCTAAGAAAGGACCGAATTGTCACTTTACAAGAACCTCTGCGAAGTCCGACACACGTCTTGGCCCGCCTGCAGCTAGGAAGACGTAATAGCTCGCTTGACAGGAAGGAGTACGCCTCTGACACCCCAGAATCCAACTGCACTTCTGGTAGAAGCAGCTTGAAAAGCTATCTGGATGGCACCATAGTTCATCCCGATAGTCCAGTTCTAGCACGGGTCAGAACACCTACTGGAAAACTTACCACCAACAGCCCTATTATGTCACGTAAAGAAATTACACCAATGAGAACCAGTGAGCTTGCCAAAGCGCCACCTCAGGCAAAAAATATTGGTTATTTTACCTGCACGGAAAACAG TCCCTATATGCTGCGAAAGTCTCAGAGCACAACAAGTTACGGTCATCGGGAGGACTTTGGTTACCGAGATCGAAGTAGAGAATCTTGTTTAACGTCTGTTCAAAGCTTGCATCAGAATAGTCCCGTACCACGACGCAGCAACGATGTACAAAGATCTGCAAGCACCGTATCAGTCAGAAATCCGCAAGTTACAAATCTGCTCACTAGGCGCGGCAGcttcaacaacaacaacaataacaatacaGTCAATGATAGAACGGCAATGGCAGCTATTACGGGGAAATTTGCCATCGCATCAGACAGCAGTAGTGAAGCTGGGGACAAACCAGTTCTGAAATCACCTGTCCCGCCTCTTTCATCAGGCATAAAACTGAACAGAGCATTTAGTATACGGAGAGCTAG ACTAAACTGCGAGCATGAAACAACGCCGAATACTACACCAGAGGAACGACGAAGGAAAGCACAGGTTGGCGAGATACGGGGAACCCAGGCTTCGACACAAAGTCGACAGACACCAAACCATCATCGTGGGAGGTCTGCTGGAAATACAGTCTTTAACAGCAAAGATACATTCAAAAGACCTGAACCACCAAAACCTAGAGCACCGTCGATGTCTCGTACCGACAGTGGTAGGATCAGTACTAAGGCGCCGAAAAATGTTAATCAT GTGCAGCATTTGCGATCGAATCAAAAACTGACAAAAGATGCTCACAAAAAGCCTGGTAGAAGCAATTCGACTTTGACTTCGAAAGAagtagaatttcaaaattggaaGAGACGCAAAAGTTATGATCCAATGAAAGCCGCAGCTgagggaaagaagaaaatggaCTCCTCAAAAAAGCAGCCCAGTATTGAGGATGGCTCTCACGG ATGCGAAAGCTCTGTTCTTAGATCAGCAAGTTTTCACGGCACAGGGGGAACTCTTTCACTCGCTGCCGAATGGTCAGAAAATGATAACGAATTCACAGATTCCAATGAATACATTCGACCTCCTCCCCCTTCAAGCCCTCAGTTG GGAAGTGACAGCGATTTTGAAACATCGTCATATCTCCGCACAACTGAAAATGTTGTGTCTGCAATGTCAGCACGTATGATTGTGCGTCATCCACCTCTGGTTGATTCTGGAGGAGAAAGTGACGAAGACACGAGTCGTAGTCTCCATAGGCCGACGCACAGAGGATCGCTGCACCTTTCCCGCGGCAGTGATACCGAAAGTAGTGACGAGCCACATCCTCCGATCATTCAATCGCCTGTCGCAAACTTGAACCACTCCAAGATCGTCCCTAG CATACGTAAAACTCGGACTGGAAGTCGAGATAAAAAAACACCAATGTCTCTAACAAAGCCAAAATCTTCACCACGGGATGCTAGAGGAAACGTTGACACAACAAAGGTTGTTGCAAGGACAGATTCGGGTCGATTCAGCACACGGGCACCGAAAAATATCAATGTG GTCACCCAGTCAAAGGGAAAAGATAGTAAAAAGTCTGCTGTCCCAAGTTCGAAAGAGGTAGAAATGCAGAACTGGAAGCGCCGAAAGAGCTATGATCCGATGAAAGCGGCAATGGAAGGTCGGCGAAAAGTTAATCAAACAAAGAGAAGTCCGAACGTGAATTCATCGCCAAG CCACGTACTGAGGTCGCAAAGTTTCCATGGCTCAGTGGGACTTGGTGTAAGTGACTGGAGTGACGAAGAATTAACAGTTTCGGCAGATGAGGCATCTCTGTACTGA